A segment of the Populus nigra chromosome 12, ddPopNigr1.1, whole genome shotgun sequence genome:
ACATCTGTATGCATATAGACTGACACACGCACATAGACATATATATGCAAAGAGGAGAGAGTGCTCTGTGCCCCTACAGGATCACATCAAGATAAGCTCTACAAGGACTTGCTGCTATCCATGAACTTTGAAAGTTGGATGATTTCACGCAAGCCTATCATTCCAATCtctgtatttttcttatttaatctcCTCTCCCTTGGGTTCCCTAGAAACCGCAggaaaatttcctttttttaatcttaaaaacttTCTAGTCATTATTCACCCGAGAACATAAATCGAGATTTTAGATAGAGACGGAAACGCGAGTttcatttctcaaaaaaatcgAATCATTTcagattttcttcaatttcccgTTGTTTTCCCGGAAACCAAACAGATTGCCAGAAATGTGGGTTTTGTGTATAGGATTTTCTATGCATTAACGTGGTTTTTGTGTATTCAATTGATTTGAATTGAGCTGTAATGAGAGGTGATTATGCTCATGAGCATGCTGATGGCAATGTTCTAGGCTCGGTGCTTCAAACATCATTTCAATGTGCTGGAAAATATTGGTCTAGAAGACTTTGACCATctccattttttaaaatcaatttaagtgGCTAGTTGATTGCTATTTTCCATTCGACGTTACTTGaaacatataagatttttatgatTGATGAAAAAGAGGCAGATGAAATTCTATACGTATTGGTAGGGCAGGGTTTCCGATAAGATTACATTGTTTGTCATAATCATTGTGCTAGATTTCTGATGTCTTTATTATTCTGCCGTGAACTTATGGAGTTTTTCGTGCATTTTATTAACAGACTGGAGCTGCGAAGACATATAGCATGGAGGTACTGTGAAGCTCTGGTAAATTTAATCTGGAAGTCATGCCTACATGGATCAGAAACCTCATGAATAGGAACGTTTAACATTTCAAATTAGGAATGATAAACACTCACAATACCCTGTTACATGAGACAGTTTGCATCGGTATGATAAACAGTCACACTGAATAGATTCTGCGTGTTTTTATGACTCCCCTGGGTAGAGATCTACATGGAGAAAGTCTTGCTCAGAATTATGATTCGCTTTTACATATCTTGGGTTGCTCATTCCCTATCATACaatagaaaatttaatttctgcACAGGTTTCCAAGATCAATGCATGCATCTTGACTGCTGAAAGTTACTGTCCTTCTTGGTTTAACAAAGGACAACATACAGATCAAGGAGAGCAAAGTGCAAGAAATATTGCTATCAGGAGTTACAGAGGTAAGATTAATTACCTTGTCCTCGCTctgttgtttatgtttttaagtAAATTTCACTTTTGCCTTATCTTTACTTGCGTGGCAAGAAATTTGTGTGTATACTACTTGCAACTTCATTTTAAGTTTCCTTTCCTGGATATCAGACCCGGAAGAAGCTTTTCTAAGCCTATCTGTAAGACACAGTTGCTTGATTACTCTATCTTCATACTCCAGTAAATAGTACAGCTTCTGATCAACAGCTTGAAATCTCAGGGTGGGATAGTTAATATATAGAGCAGTTGGAGAGActcatccttttccttttcttttgcctatatttgaatttatccatttcttgcttatgcttcaCTTATAAAAGAATCCAATAACTGCACTCCATTTGCCTCTCTTTTCTTGGTGAATATAGTGGCAACAATTCTTCTGATTCTTTTGGGACACTTAACGTAGACAGAAATGAACATGGCCAGCAGTTGAagtcattgtatttttatattgactaATCAGCTAGAGTAGACTACAGATAAGAGGTATTACCTTTTTTCATATGTATGATCATTGCTTAAAGTGAAAGTCTTTTAAGATTTCATTACTGTTGGCAGGGTGAAAACTGGGAAAGTAATTCCTGTGGACTTGGCGGGGTCAGAAAAGGTAGAGAAAACTGGAGCCGAAGGAAAAGTTCTTGAAGAAGCTAAGACTATCAACAAAATCCATATCAGCTCTAGGAAATGTAATAAATTCTCTGACAAGTGGTCCAGCTACCAAATCAAGCCATATTCCTTTTGGTGATTCAAAACTTACCCGGATTCTACAAGATGCTCTTGTTAGTTTCTCGACGCTGAATCCATCTTACAATAAAGTATCTCATATTTGTATTGACTTCTGAGTCTCATCGTATAGGCTGGGAACTCCAGGACTGCATTTCTGTGTTGTTTCTCACCAAGCCCTTCAAATACATTGGAAACAATGTCTACACTTCGATTTGGTACAAGGTATGAAAGTCCAAAGTCCACCATAtggaaaatgatgaaatcagAAGAGGtgtatagaagaaaaaaagttatgagCACCTAGATTAGAAAATTCTTGTTGTCTGAAAGAACAACGATGCCGTTAATTAGTTTAAATGATAACCACATTGGAAACTATATATTCAATAATTACTGAATGATCTGATTATGGCAGTGCTAGGTCCCTGCATCCTTTTGAGGTGCTTCCATCTCTTGATTTCATTTTGGATTTTACATTGTTGGCAGGGCAAAGCATATAAAGGCATCATCTATAGTCGGCTGCAGAGAAGATAAACATGCCGAAAAACATGGAGAAATCACCCCAACTAAAGATGAGTCATGTGACCGAATTCTAAATAAGGTGAGAAGTAAATTGCGACATgacaaaattctaaataatctgAGAATTAAGCTGTGACACTTTAAAATGAACGATTTTAAATTTTGGTACTACGATAGTTTCCATTTGTTATTAAGGGAGAGACTGGATGATGAAGATGTGAAGTTACTTGAGGAGGTATTCATACTGGAGGGATTAATCTTTGACCTTACTTCAGTAGAAGAGCTGGAATCAGGCTATCAAGATGTTACTTTGCAAACAATTTCCTCATTACAGCAGGCAGTAGAAGACAATGACTGTTCAGCACTTTTTCCTCTGCTTTCTGGCTGCCTAAACAACATTTTCGAAATCAAggtgaaaatgaagaaagaacaGTTGTTTAATTCGTGTATCATGTGATTTATTTCTCACTTCGACATCAAGCAACTTTACCATTTTTGTCCCTGAAAGCAGTTCATGACTGCACTTTGGAGTACTCAGAATTGACCATTATTATGTTGAAGGAATTTGGTTCAAGTCCAAGTAGTCATCATACACCATCTAAGTGCAGTAATATTACTTAGCAGCTTAAGAGTGAGAACCAGGCTCTTAAGGCAAGACTAGCAGATGCAGAAAGGTTTGATGCAATGCACAAGGAGACTGACGATAATGCTGGTGTTCTGCTTAAGATTTCAGGAATGATCAGGTTGTTATTTTCATGGGTTGGGTCATTCTACCCCTTCAAGATGGTGAGTTGAAACCGTGTGGCTAACTTTTACAGGATAGTTTCTGATTCTGCTAAATACTGTAATGAACATATGAATTTTGGCTCTGATTTTGCATCCTTTTGAACATAGAAAAGGAAGGTATCAAAGAAACGGCGCACtgtaaagatataaaatagGTATAGGTTCTGATCCATCCAAATTGTATGATGGATTTGCCACCCTCTTTGAGCCTGTTCTGTAGTTTTTTGGTCACTGGCTCACTGCTGCAAGTATTTTGCTCTGAGTGGTAAAGGTTTGTTGatgaaaattcataatttagcCCTTCATTACTGTTATTACTTtagttaaaaagacaaaaacagcaATCTTTTTCAAATCTCAGACCTAAATTCGCACTTGGGTTTTCTTATTTAGCTGCATATGGTGAGGCATGAGTTCCCAGACTCTAGTCTCATATTTTCCTGTTCAATATTTCGCGTGAGAAATGATTTGTGGCACTAATTTTGTGCCACTAGCGTGACAAGAATAATTGCCCATTGCCAATATGGTGGGGCCCACTTCATTCAGGATAAAATGATACTATTTAAAGTTGTTGTATTTGAACTAGTCTCCTGAGTTTACATGATGGAAACCTGagattcaaaacttaatttaaattaaatttttaattgaatcgaATAAGATATTAACTCGGTTGAATTTATATAACTTAATCAAGTTCTTAACGACTTGATTGACTTGGCTATACTTGATATAAACTTAACAAGtcagcatttaaaaaaaaaaaacaagaaactgttattttaataaaatattgttgacTTGATAGCTCAAAGATTAACTTGATAACCTAGGcctttttcaaatcaattctttaatcaaatataacatCAATCATGCTATTTATATCCATGAAATCTAGCATGACTCTTCTAACAACTATGGTGTTATTCAGAGTTCTTATTAGATAAATGGTTATCAATTCCTGAAAGCAAAGAGAAGGATGAAAAGATATGATTGAAGACAAAGTcagaaaaacatcaaataaatttagattaaggTTGTTAACCTCATAAGTTAACTTGTATAATCgtataattttacaagttaatttatatttagtatgtaaaatcaaataaaaaactcgaAAACTAGTAAAATTAGACTAGATTTTggtaaattcaataaaatcatgcAAACTCACAATTTTGCACTGatttttatgagttttgatGAAGTATAAATACTATCTTAATCAACTCTTTTTTCTCCTAAATTAAACCAAACAAACCCTAGCACACTCCTCCTTCTCTCAAACCACCCGACACtaatctccctccctccctccctccttcTTATTTTCCCCTCCTCTTGATGGACCTAAGAGATTACTTTGGATTCTTGAGTCTTGAGTTATGTTTCTAACTCGGTACTAGTCGTGGCCTTATGCGTGCACCCAAGAACATTTTGGAGTAACATAGTGAGGAAAGGAAACAACACTTCAAAGTATGCTACACATccgaaggaaaaagaaaaaagaaaaactttgcTTTCGGGGCAACGAGGCACTTATCTTGCCTTTCCATAACTCAAAGCAAGCATTCCTTGTGCCCATAAAAGCACCAAACCTCTCTAATTATTACACAGCTTCTTAGCTTCTAGGATTGGGAAGTTAACTACTGATCATGGCTAGCAGAAAAATTGCTCTCCAAGTTTTCACCCTTTTATCCATCCTATCATCTGTTGCAAATTCAATTGATTTCAATTACCCAGCAGTGTTCAATTTTGGTGATTCAAACTCTGACACAGGTGACCTTGCTGCTGGTCTAGGCTTCCTCCTTGATCCTCCTAATGGACAAATTTACTTCAAAACTCCCACAGGAAGGTTCTGTGATGGCCGTCTCATTGTTGATTTTCTAAGTAAACTTTCTATTCTCTAACCATGCCAAAGATTGCCATTTTTATGCATgcaatatgattttatttacacATTCAATAGCTAATCTAGTCATGCTATGTTTCTATGCTGCTATATTCAAGTAGGATCATGGTTAAACCCGCTCATCTTGGTAATTTATCAATTGAGAGCCTGAATCAGGTTGAATTTGCTTTCGATTCATTTAAAAAGTTGGTCCgttcaaatttaaataatttagcaaatcaatttttgatttaattgactggttaaactaataaaaccattaactctaaaaaaattaaaaaatatatctgaaaattaattttagatctCAAATAGTATCAAACAATCACAGAACCAAACAAAATGATTAATCTTTTCTTTCCTCGTGTCCATTTCAATTAAGTACAAGGATTCTTGAATTGCACACAATGCCCCACcaccatttttatttcttcatggtTGGTAACTATTATTTAAGAGTGAAAGCTCCTGGTCTTTTCTTTCATCGGTGAAGACATATCCTCATCCTCTATAGCCCTAGCCTGTCAATGGAAACCAAAAACTTTTTCCTCTATGTTCTCGCATTAATCTCCATCTTCTTGCCACTGGCACAATCTGTGCACTTCAAGTTTCCTGCTGTTTTCAACTTTGGGGATTCAAATTCTGACACTGGAAACCTTGTTGGGGCTGGCATTGAAAGCATTAGACCACCTTATGGGGAAATTCACTTTCAAATACCATCTGGGAGATACTGTGATGGCCGTCTCATTATTGATTTCCTCAGTAAATCTCCCACTATCATTGAAATTTTTCATGCCTTCTAGTTTGTATCATGTCAGCTCTGTTTCTATACTATGTTATTCCCCTGTTTTCTCCGTTTTGAGGAAGACAAGCCTTTCCCTCtgttttctctgttttcttgCTCTGTGTTCCCCTGTTTCTTCTGTTACTTAGGATGGGAATAAATCCCATTTTCTTGTTGATATATTGTATAATTGTTCCTTTTGTGTTAaatgcctttattttttaggaatattTAGGAGGAGTAATGTTAAGTACAAGAATTGATTGATAATAGCAATGCAGTTAGAAGTACaagaatttgaaatattttgtttttcagttttttttttcaatattcacACTCTGTTTCCTCTGTTTTCAAGTAGGAAGTATTGCAATTTGTTTCTTTCATTCATGTGGGTGGGTGTTTTCCAGTGGATGCAATGGAGCTGCCCTTCCTAAATGCATATTTGGACTCAGTTGGGGTACCGAATTTTCGGAAAGGATGCAACTTTGCAGCTGCAGGATCAACTATACTTCCAGCAACTGCAACATCTGTGAGCCCATTTTCCTTCGGAGTTCAAGTGAATCAGTTTCTACGATTCAAAGCTCGAGTTCTCGAATTGCTGGCCAAAGGTATGTACATGGCTCACTCTCATACTGTAAGCCACCATTTCTGAGAAAAACTTGATTGACGGTGATGTGGATTCAGTTTGATAAAGTTCTTACGCAAATGTTAATGCCTGAAGTATGGCAAGAAGTGTAAGAATCATTGatagttttttcatgtttcaaacCTTGTCACAGGTAAGAGATTTGATAGGTACGTACCAGCAGAAGACTATTTTCAGAAGGGTCTATACATGTTTGATATAGGCCAGAATGATCTTGCCGGTGCATTTTACTCAAAAACATTTGATCAAATTGTTGCTTCAATCCCAAACATTTTGGTCGAATTCGAAACCGGGATCAAGGTTAGATCCTAGTTctgtcatttccttttctttaaattttttgactCTAACCTGTATTGAAAGGAACATGAAATCTGCAACACTGACTGATTATTTTCATGCTCTAGAAACTATATGACCAAGGAGGTAGGAATTTTTGGATCCACAACACGGGTCCTCTTGGTTGCTTGACTCAGAACGTTGCAAAGTTCGGAACTGATCCATCAAAGCTTGATGAGCTAGGATGTGTAAGTGGGCATAATCAAGCAGCTAAGCTTTTAAATCTTCAGCTTCATGCTCTCACTAAAAAGCTGCAAGGCCAATATGCTGATTCAAATATCACATATGTTGATATCTACACAATAAAATCCAACCTCATTGCTAATTATTCCCGATACGGTTAGTAATCCTCAGTTCCTttattatgagatttttttaatttttttagttttcatctttttcttatCAAAAGAGATGGAAAAGtctaaggaaagaaaagacattAGATTCTGAGTGAATATGATTTTTCAGGGTTTGAGCAGCCCATAATGGCATGCTGTGGATATGGAGGACCACCACTAAACTATGACAGCAGGATTTCTTGTGGGCAAACAAAAGTTTTGAATGGGACCAGTGTCACAGCCAAAGCATGCAGTGATAGTACTGAGTATGTGAATTGGGATGGAATTCATTATTCAGAGGCAGCAAATCAGTATATTTCATCACAAATACTCACCGGAAAATTTTCGGATCCGCCATTCTCTGATAGAATGCC
Coding sequences within it:
- the LOC133670049 gene encoding GDSL esterase/lipase At1g54790-like isoform X1, yielding MASRKIALQVFTLLSILSSVANSIDFNYPAVFNFGDSNSDTGDLAAGLGFLLDPPNGQIYFKTPTGRFCDGRLIVDFLMDAMELPFLNAYLDSVGVPNFRKGCNFAAAGSTILPATATSVSPFSFGVQVNQFLRFKARVLELLAKGKRFDRYVPAEDYFQKGLYMFDIGQNDLAGAFYSKTFDQIVASIPNILVEFETGIKKLYDQGGRNFWIHNTGPLGCLTQNVAKFGTDPSKLDELGCVSGHNQAAKLLNLQLHALTKKLQGQYADSNITYVDIYTIKSNLIANYSRYGFEQPIMACCGYGGPPLNYDSRISCGQTKVLNGTSVTAKACSDSTEYVNWDGIHYSEAANQYISSQILTGKFSDPPFSDRMPFLLNLKF
- the LOC133670049 gene encoding GDSL esterase/lipase At1g54790-like isoform X2, whose translation is METKNFFLYVLALISIFLPLAQSVHFKFPAVFNFGDSNSDTGNLVGAGIESIRPPYGEIHFQIPSGRYCDGRLIIDFLMDAMELPFLNAYLDSVGVPNFRKGCNFAAAGSTILPATATSVSPFSFGVQVNQFLRFKARVLELLAKGKRFDRYVPAEDYFQKGLYMFDIGQNDLAGAFYSKTFDQIVASIPNILVEFETGIKKLYDQGGRNFWIHNTGPLGCLTQNVAKFGTDPSKLDELGCVSGHNQAAKLLNLQLHALTKKLQGQYADSNITYVDIYTIKSNLIANYSRYGFEQPIMACCGYGGPPLNYDSRISCGQTKVLNGTSVTAKACSDSTEYVNWDGIHYSEAANQYISSQILTGKFSDPPFSDRMPFLLNLKF